A genomic region of Rhizomicrobium sp. contains the following coding sequences:
- a CDS encoding OFA family MFS transporter gives MTSTTLSGTGGSSFLARERTIAGPAFNRWLVPPAALAIHLCIGMAYGFSVFWLPMSKMLPGAAACSGGFLAELTASNCNWSVADVTHIFETFIAMLGISAAIWGGWLERAGPRRAGLYAALCWGGGLILGGYGVLIHQLWLVYLGCGFIGGIGQGLGYITPVSTLIKWFPDRRGMATGFAIMGYGGGAMIGSPLAVWLMARFATDGTSGVSSTLMVMGAIYFVAMALGAFGFRVAPVGWKPAGWTQPAAANSGMITGRHVHLNVAWKTPQFWLIWGVLCMNVTAGIAVISMASPMLQEVFGGRLLGLAAHTALTDLQKAAIVAAAAGLVGLISLFNSLGRLFWASLSDYLGRKNTYFVFFILGIVLYCLLPTWGHMGLATAFVASVCIIITMYGGGFATLPAYLADIFGTQMVGAIHGRLITAWSVAGVAGPALIAGLRDTQLAHGVPKALVYDGTLYIMAGLLFVGLLCNLFVRPVNEKNYMTEEQLARERALQHEDRVTADAATAARGGLGALGVVAWLAVGVPFLIGLYIALTKAAALF, from the coding sequence ATGACCAGCACGACCCTTTCCGGCACCGGAGGCTCGAGTTTCCTCGCGCGCGAGCGCACCATCGCGGGCCCCGCCTTCAACCGCTGGCTGGTGCCGCCGGCGGCGCTCGCCATCCATCTGTGCATCGGCATGGCCTATGGCTTCAGCGTGTTCTGGCTGCCGATGAGCAAGATGCTGCCCGGCGCGGCCGCCTGCTCGGGCGGATTCCTCGCCGAGTTGACGGCGAGCAATTGCAACTGGTCGGTTGCCGACGTCACCCACATCTTCGAGACCTTCATCGCCATGCTGGGCATCTCGGCGGCGATCTGGGGCGGCTGGCTGGAGCGCGCCGGGCCGCGCCGGGCCGGGCTCTACGCCGCGTTGTGCTGGGGCGGCGGACTGATCCTCGGCGGCTATGGCGTGCTGATCCACCAGCTCTGGCTGGTCTATCTCGGCTGCGGCTTCATCGGCGGCATCGGGCAGGGGCTGGGCTACATCACGCCGGTCTCGACCCTGATCAAATGGTTTCCCGACCGCCGCGGCATGGCGACCGGCTTCGCCATCATGGGCTATGGCGGCGGCGCGATGATCGGCTCGCCGCTCGCGGTGTGGCTGATGGCGCGCTTCGCGACCGACGGGACGTCGGGCGTGTCGAGCACGCTGATGGTCATGGGCGCGATCTATTTCGTCGCCATGGCGCTCGGCGCCTTCGGCTTCCGCGTCGCGCCGGTCGGCTGGAAGCCCGCCGGCTGGACCCAACCGGCCGCCGCGAACAGCGGCATGATCACCGGCCGCCATGTCCATCTGAACGTCGCATGGAAGACGCCGCAATTCTGGCTGATCTGGGGCGTGTTGTGCATGAACGTCACCGCCGGCATCGCCGTGATCTCGATGGCGAGCCCGATGCTGCAGGAGGTGTTCGGCGGCCGGCTGCTCGGTCTGGCCGCGCATACCGCGCTCACCGACCTGCAAAAGGCGGCGATCGTCGCCGCCGCGGCGGGACTGGTCGGCCTGATCAGCCTCTTCAACAGCCTGGGCCGGCTGTTCTGGGCCTCGCTGTCGGATTATCTCGGCCGGAAGAACACCTATTTCGTGTTCTTCATTCTCGGCATCGTCCTCTACTGTCTGCTGCCGACCTGGGGCCATATGGGTCTTGCGACCGCGTTCGTGGCCTCGGTCTGCATCATCATCACGATGTATGGCGGCGGCTTCGCCACCCTTCCGGCCTATCTCGCCGATATCTTCGGCACGCAGATGGTCGGCGCCATCCATGGCCGGCTCATCACCGCCTGGTCGGTCGCCGGCGTGGCGGGACCGGCGCTGATCGCGGGCCTGCGCGACACCCAGCTTGCGCATGGCGTGCCGAAAGCGCTCGTCTATGACGGGACGCTCTACATCATGGCCGGCCTTCTGTTCGTCGGCCTGCTGTGCAACCTGTTCGTGCGGCCGGTCAACGAGAAGAACTACATGACCGAGGAACAGCTGGCGCGCGAACGGGCGCTGCAGCATGAAGACCGCGTGACGGCCGATGCCGCTACCGCGGCGCGGGGCGGGCTCGGCGCGCTCGGCGTCGTGGCGTGGCTGGCGGTGGGCGTTCCGTTCCTGATCGGCCTTTATATCGCCCTCACCAAGGCGGCGGCGCTGTTCTGA
- a CDS encoding cytochrome c biogenesis protein DipZ, translated as MILLLLSYLGGVLTIVSPCILPVLPFVFARADQPFVRSGLPLLLGMALTFAAIATLATLGGSWAIHANQYGRIAALILLAFFGLTLLSDSLAERLTRPLVAFGDRLSRRTGDTGDGNGNIGASLLLGVATGLLWAPCAGPILGLILTGAAIKGASASTTLLLFAYAAGAATSLAAALLVGGRVFAFMKKSLGAGEWIRRGLGVAVLLGVVAIALGLDTGILARLSLARTAGLEQVLVDKAMPERKVTTVAVAGSDLPVEGTFPSLGGATTWLNAPPLTPAQLRGKVVLVDFWTYSCINCLRALPYIRAWAAKYKDHGLVVIGVHAPEFAFEKDLDNVKTAVRDLGVTYPVALDDDLKIWQAFHNEYWPAHYFIDAQGRIRHHHFGEGAYDDSERVIQKLLKEAGYRNVPAGIVNPQATGALAAADNADMQSPETYIGYARAENFASGTPLFDAPQSYAVPTSLQLNQWGLVGTWTISGEHAALARAPGEIVFRFYARDLHLVMGPGPDGKPVRFRVTIDGAPPGADHGADTDQNGSGTITGQRLYQLVRQNGPVGGRTFAIKFLDPGVQAFSFTFG; from the coding sequence GTGATTTTGCTCTTGTTGTCGTATCTCGGCGGCGTCCTGACGATCGTCAGCCCCTGCATCCTGCCGGTCCTGCCGTTCGTGTTCGCGCGCGCCGATCAGCCCTTTGTGCGTTCGGGGTTGCCGCTGTTGCTGGGCATGGCGCTCACCTTCGCCGCCATCGCGACGCTTGCGACGCTGGGCGGCAGTTGGGCCATCCACGCGAACCAGTATGGCCGGATCGCCGCGCTGATCCTGCTCGCGTTTTTCGGGCTCACGCTGCTTTCGGATTCGCTCGCCGAGCGGCTGACGCGGCCGCTCGTTGCGTTCGGCGACCGGCTCAGCCGGCGGACCGGCGATACTGGCGACGGAAACGGCAATATCGGCGCCTCGCTCTTGCTGGGCGTCGCCACCGGCCTGCTCTGGGCGCCGTGCGCCGGGCCCATTCTCGGTCTGATCCTGACCGGCGCGGCGATCAAGGGCGCGAGCGCCAGCACGACGCTGCTGCTGTTTGCCTATGCGGCCGGCGCCGCGACGTCGCTCGCGGCGGCGCTTCTGGTCGGCGGCCGCGTCTTTGCGTTCATGAAGAAATCCCTGGGCGCCGGCGAATGGATCAGGCGCGGGCTGGGCGTCGCGGTGCTTCTGGGCGTGGTCGCCATCGCGCTGGGACTGGACACCGGCATCCTGGCGCGGCTGTCGCTCGCCCGGACGGCGGGCCTCGAACAGGTGCTTGTCGACAAGGCCATGCCGGAGCGCAAGGTGACGACCGTGGCGGTGGCGGGCAGCGATCTTCCGGTCGAGGGCACGTTCCCGTCGCTTGGCGGCGCGACGACCTGGCTGAACGCGCCGCCGCTGACGCCAGCGCAGTTGCGCGGCAAGGTCGTATTGGTGGATTTCTGGACGTACTCCTGCATCAACTGCCTGCGCGCTTTGCCCTATATCCGCGCCTGGGCGGCGAAGTACAAGGATCACGGCCTGGTCGTGATCGGCGTGCACGCGCCGGAATTTGCCTTCGAGAAGGACCTCGACAACGTGAAGACCGCGGTTCGCGATCTCGGCGTGACCTATCCGGTCGCCTTGGACGACGACTTGAAGATCTGGCAGGCGTTCCACAACGAATATTGGCCGGCGCACTACTTCATCGACGCGCAGGGCCGCATCCGCCACCATCATTTCGGCGAAGGCGCGTACGACGATTCCGAAAGGGTGATCCAGAAGCTCCTGAAGGAAGCCGGCTACCGGAACGTGCCGGCGGGCATCGTCAATCCGCAGGCCACCGGCGCCCTGGCCGCCGCCGACAACGCCGACATGCAGTCGCCGGAGACCTATATCGGCTACGCGCGCGCCGAGAATTTCGCCTCGGGCACGCCGTTATTCGATGCGCCGCAGTCTTATGCCGTGCCGACTTCGCTCCAGCTCAACCAATGGGGCCTGGTCGGGACCTGGACCATCTCCGGCGAGCACGCCGCGCTCGCCCGCGCGCCGGGCGAGATCGTCTTCCGCTTCTACGCCCGCGACCTGCATCTGGTGATGGGTCCCGGACCGGACGGCAAGCCGGTGCGGTTCCGGGTGACGATCGACGGCGCGCCGCCCGGCGCGGACCACGGCGCCGACACCGACCAGAACGGGTCCGGCACGATCACCGGACAGCGGCTCTATCAGCTGGTTCGGCAGAACGGCCCGGTCGGCGGCCGAACCTTCGCGATCAAGTTCCTGGATCCCGGCGTTCAGGCGTTCTCATTCACGTTCGGCTGA